One part of the Pirellulales bacterium genome encodes these proteins:
- a CDS encoding HupE/UreJ family protein yields MKTNRPAAWLWVAPVLLIFGSPSLVYAHTGVGETSGLWNGLAHPLSGLDHLCAMIGVGLWAAQRGGRALWLVPLVFVVVMAVGGALGMMAISIPFVEPGIVASVLILGIMIAAAVRLPLLLSIFMVGTFALFHGHAHGAEMPLTASGLTYGIGFIIATAALHFCGIGIGLLARQSGSTWTWRYAGAAMVLCGIYLALPI; encoded by the coding sequence CCTGGCTCTGGGTTGCTCCCGTGCTGTTGATTTTTGGTTCGCCGTCGCTTGTTTACGCACATACCGGCGTGGGCGAAACCAGCGGCCTGTGGAACGGCTTGGCTCATCCCCTGAGTGGTTTAGATCATTTGTGTGCGATGATCGGCGTGGGCTTGTGGGCCGCACAGCGCGGCGGACGAGCCCTCTGGCTGGTTCCTTTGGTTTTTGTGGTCGTGATGGCCGTGGGCGGCGCGCTGGGAATGATGGCGATTTCCATTCCGTTTGTAGAACCTGGAATCGTGGCCTCGGTCTTGATTTTGGGAATTATGATTGCCGCGGCAGTGCGCTTGCCCTTGCTGCTTAGCATATTCATGGTTGGAACCTTTGCCTTGTTTCACGGTCATGCCCATGGGGCCGAAATGCCGCTGACTGCCTCAGGATTGACGTATGGCATCGGGTTCATCATCGCCACCGCAGCCTTGCACTTTTGTGGCATTGGAATTGGATTGCTCGCACGTCAGTCCGGGTCAACGTGGACTTGGCGCTACGCCGGCGCTGCCATGGTTTTGTGCGGCATTTATTTAGCGCTGCCGATTTGA